Below is a window of 'Nostoc azollae' 0708 DNA.
TCAAACAAGCGAGCGCGCAGATTTATCATCTGATGTTTGCCTGATTTAGTTATATGTTCTACCAAGAACTCCTCTGTGATTTTGATTGCTTCAATCCACTCCTGCCATTGTTTTGTTGTCACATTACCAACCGTGGACAGTGTGAGCAAATATTCTGCTGCTTGCATTGCTTGGTTAGCTGCGGGCGCTTTTAAATCTATCTCTTCCACTTGGTAGATGGGAATATCTGAGGGTAGTTGGCTGATTAACTGCTCATGAAAACTGCCTAAATCCATTGGTTGAGTTAACTCAAAATCCACAATTTCACCACTGCTGGTGCTACCCAAAGATAAAGCACTGGCTAGAGAAATCCGGGGATGGGGATTAAATCCACCAGTAAAGGCAACTGGTAAACCTGCTCTTCGTATGACTCTATCAAACAAGCGCATTAAATCTAGGTGACTAACTAAAGCCATATCACCATGTTTGCCGAACCGCACTCGTAAACGTTGCAGCTTGGTAGTGTTGGGAATAAAATCACCAGCAAATTTAGGAATCGCAGGTGGCTTAATAAGAATATTGTGACCGAAATCAGTACCACACACACCACAATGAGAACAACCCTCAAAAGAGCAATCGGGAACAATTGCTGCTTCTAGAGCGCGTTTTAGGTCCTCATATAGCCACTGTTTGTCAATTCCAGTATCAATATGATCCCAAGGTAGGGCAATGTCAAGAGGTGATAGCGGAATAGTGATAGGTGAGACTATATCCTGTTCGCGATTCTCTGTTTCCTGTTCCCCGTTGCCTACAGAAAAAAGATTTAACTCGCCATTTTCAACTTGACGGTATTTCCAATCTAGACCAGCTTCAGCGATTGCAGTTCCCCATGCGGAAAAAGCCTGTTCTACATTGTCGTACCAAGAATCCATCCCTGCACCCAATTCCCAAGCACGTCTTAAAACTTTACCTAAGGAGCGATCACCCCTGCCTATAAAGTCTTCCATTGCCGAAAGGCGAATATCAGTAAAATTCACCTTCACATTGCGAATGGGTCGGAATTCTTGTCGCAGTAGGTTTTGCTTGCGCTTAAACTCGGATGTAGAAACCGAATGCCATTGAAACGGTGTATGTGGCTTGGGCGTAAAATTAGAAATCGTCAAATTCAAGCTAAGTAATTTTCTGCCCCTAACGCGGCATTCTTGCTGTAACCAGTTTACCGTTTCCGCAATGCCCAAAACATCAGCATCTGTTTCCCCCGGTAAACCAATCATGAAATACAGCTTGATTTTGTCCCACCCTTGTTCCCAGGCTGTTTTTACTCCCCGCAATAATTCTTTATTTGTCAAGCCCTTATTGATAATATCGCGCATCCGTTGAGTTCCCGCTTCAGGTGCAAAAGTCAAGCTACCTTGGCGCGTACCACCCAAAATATTGGCAATATTCTCATCAAATCTATCCACCCTCTGAGAAGGTAAGGAGAGGGTAATATTTTCATTTTTTAACCGATTTTTGATTTCCATCCCCACTGCTGGCAGAGATAAATAATCAGAACAACTCAAAGATAACAGAGAAAATTCATTGTAACCTGTCGCCTGCATTCCCGCCTCAATTGCTTCTACCACCTGATCTGGTTTCACATCTCGTGCTGGACGAGTCAACATACCTGGTTGACAGAAGCGACAGCCACGAGTACAACCCCGGCGAATTTCGATTGTTAGGCGATCGTGTACTGTTTCAACGTAGGGGACTAAGCCAATAGAATAAGCAGGAATCGGTGTTGCTACTCTGCGGAGAATGCGTCTTGGTACATCAGCACGCAGGGGATGTACTGCACCACCCTCTCCCATGTGATAAAATTGAGGAACATATACACCAGGGATTTGTGCCAAGTCCAGTAAAAGTCCTTCCCGACTTAAAAGAGCCTGTTTACCTTCTGCTAATACCAAGCCAATTTCTGGTAGTAGTTCTTCCCCATCTCCCAAAACAATAAAATCAAAAAAATCGGCGTAAGGTTCGGGGTTAGATGTTGCTGTTTGCCCACCGGCGAAAATCAAGGGCATTGGGGACTGGGAAGATGGATAGGAAGATTTATCTTTCTCCTGCCCCTTGCCTTCTGCCTCTTGCCTCTCTCTCCATGTTAAAGGAATACCCGCCAAATCCAACATTTCTAGGATGTTGGTTGCACCTAGTTCATAACTGAGACTAAAACCTAAAATGTCGAATTCTGTTAGAAAGCGTTTTGACTCTACCGCAAACAAAGGTGTTTGGGTCGTGCGGAGTTTTGCTCCTAAGTCTGGCCCTGGGAGGTAAGCGCGATCACATAATTGATTTGGTTGGGCATTCAAAATATTATAAAGAATGATATGCCCCAAATTAGATGCACCAACCTCATATACTTCAGGGTAAGTTAACACCCAACGTATAGTGGCCTCATCCCAAGGCTTGTGTACTGCTAAACGCTCGTTACCCAGGTAACGGGCAGGTTTTAAAATATCCGGTGTTATTAATTGCTCAACTAAAACAGCCACTTTGCTATCTTCTAGCTACCTTAAATTACAGCTAATCTCCTTCAACTTAGCATTAATTCTGTTTTTCAACCGCATTGCTCATGATTAACTTAGAACTGTTTTACATAAGTTTATATCCTGATCTGTAAACTTATGTTGGGTTATTTGAAGATAAACTGATTTTTCCTCAATTGAGCAGTGCTGGGTAGCGTCTTTGCTAAATTTTTAGGGTGCGGCTCTTTAGTTTAAAGATTGTCATAACTATACTAGAAAATGTGTCTATATATACATTTTTTTTAGGTGACTTAAAAAACAATCTACATAAGATAGTCGAAATGCAGATTAAATCATCTCTGCCCTTAGATATCAGCCTTACTATTGGCTAAAAATTACAGTATCTAAGCCAAAATCTCCTTAAACCCTCTCACTAATTTTTACCTTCAAAATGACAGAAGCAAGGTTGAGAACAAAAAATCTATCTAAAGTCTGTCGTGATCTATATCACTTAAACCCAGATATCTAGATCATTTTTTATACCAATGCTTATCGCAGATAATCAACAACAGTTAAAGTAAGTTTATTCTTTATGATCACACAATACGCGATTCGTCAATTAGTAGAGAAGGCGTTGCACATAAAAAAATTAACGCCAGAAATAGAAAATGAGATTAACTCAGAACTAACCCAACTAGGTTACATCTCTGATGTTGATTATGAAGCTTTAGAACTCTTAATGGCAGAGATGGATGCTGGACGAGTGCAGTTAGTCCCCCGCTGGAGCTAAATTCCACTCATTATCCACCATAAATGCTGAATTATTAAATAGAGTCTTCATAAATTTACAATTGCTGACCATCTTGGGAGGCTTGCCAAAATTGGTAAATGAACTGGTGGAGTTGCTGTTGAGCAGCGAGATCGTTGTCGGCTTTTGGTTCTTTTGGTAAAAGATCACCCAAAAAGCTAATTACTTCTGTATCTAAAGCAGGTCGAAATAAATTTACAGGCCATAACAGATCAGATGCATCTCGCATATCCGTGATCAAGGGTATATCTTGGGTAAAATTAACCAGCATTAAAGGACGCACCCAGCACAAATCTCGAGAAATGACCACTTGAATGACTTCGGCATAAAGATTTCTGTGGCCATAATCCAAAGATAGAATTTGTCCCGGTTGAAAGTTAGAGTTAATATCCATAATCAAGCATTGACAGTATATGCAAGGATTCTGTAGCAGTTTTCTTAATTCTAGAAGTAACGCTAATATAGTATTATGATTACCATTTGATATACAGTAGATTGCAGATCAATGAGGTACAGAATCTCAATTGAAACTTAGACAGAAAGAGAGTTTCACTCCTTACTCCTTACTCATAGTGTATTTCAGTACACAGCACCAGCAATCCTCAGACAGAAAAATTTTTATGCCGGAAATGGGAATAAAATGTTATAAAATTAAGTAAATAAGTGTTAAGCAAACGCTAGGCAGTAACCGCATTGTAGTAAATCAACAATAAAAGAGCAAAGAGTAGTGTCAGTCGAAACCATTGAGAAGCGTTCAACAACCCGCAAGCTCGCGCCTCAGTATCGCGTTTTGCTCCATAACGACGACTACAACTCTATGGAGTATGTGGTTCAGGTGCTAATGACCAGTGTGCCGAGCATTACACAGCCCCAAGCTGTGAATATCATGATGGAAGCCCATAATAGCGGGTTAGCCTTAGTTATTACCTGCGCTCAGGAACACGCTGAGTTTTATTGTGAAACCTTAAAAGGTCATGGTTTAAGCAGCACTATTGAACCTGATTAATAGTCATTGGTCATTGATGAATATATATAAGATTGACTGATGATAATTGACTAATACATGATAAAAATTAATCTATATCAAATCGCTCAACGCCCTGCCCCTTTGAGGCTGGGTTGTTTTATCTTGGTTTTATTACTGCTATGGTTGCCTTTGGCTGTACCAATATACTTGCTAGTACCTTATTCTAATTTAGAAAGCATCTTGACAATCGTCATACTTTATGTTCAGTTTATCTTTTTGCTGAAGCTATGGGGAAAGCAAGTCTATCAGCAACCAAAAATATTAACTCATTATGGTTTAGAGTTTTCCAGTCTAAATGGTGTAAATTTTGTCCAAGGTTTGGCTATTGGCTTAATTAGTATTTTGATTGTATTTAGTTTACAGGGTTTGTTAGGTTGGTTGGTATGGGAACAACCGAAAGTTTTCTTATTGAAAATTATTTTAGAAGGTTTACTAGTTGGTTTCGGTGTTGGTTTTGCTGAAGAATTATCATTTCGCGGTTGGTTGTTGGATGAATTAGAAAGAGATTATGGTTTCAGTTTAGCAACTTGGATAGATTGTATCTTATTTGCTGTCACCCATTTTATTAAACCTTTAGAGTCTATTATTCATACTTTGCCACAATTTCCCGCTTTGGTATTGTTAGGGTTAACCCAGGTATGGGGTAAACGTTTATGTAGAGGAAGGTTAGGATTACCAATAGGTTTACATGGTGGTTTAGTTTCGGGTTATTACATTATTAATGTGGGAAAATTGACAAAATATTCAGGAGTAGTTCCAGACTGGTTGACAGGTGTAAATAATAATCCTTTACAGGGAATATTGGGCGTGTTATTTATGGGTGGACTAGCTTGGTGGATGAGGGGTAAAGCCTTAAAGTTGTATGATTAAATATTTGGTCATTTTACTGTCGTTGATATTTTCTTTGTCTTTCACATCTCCAGCGTTTGCTCTTGTTTGTCACAATTATGATGGATATGAAGTCTGTATTCTTAATATTAAACGCAGTGCTAAGAAATATAGGGAACATAGGGCTGCTATAACTGTTGATGGTGTGAAAGAAAGCACCTGTAGAAGTTCACAATTCTCGTACTAAGTTTAAGGTAAATAAAGATGGGACTGTTTCGGAATTTACAGAGAATAGTCCTGGTGAGATGATTTGTAGTTTTTTTTAAGAACTAATAATAGGATAAATCAACACGTAATCTCTTGTCATGAAATACTTTCGAGCCAAATACCATCAGCTTCTCAAGGTAGACCGGGTTTATTCTATTTATTTCCTGTGGCAAATATGCGCCACATAATAAATGTAGTTATTACCAGATATGCTAGTACAGTTAGCCATTCTTGCCAACGTGATATATCATTCATAAACAAAACTTAGGAGTAAGAAACTGCCTCAAGCACTGTACCAACCAAACAAGCGCGATCTAAATTTACACCGCTGAAATTTGCAGTTTCTAGCTCTGCACAAAGTAAGTTTGCCCCACTTAAATTTGCTCCTGCTAAGTTCGCACCCCGCAAATCAGCTTCTTCCAAATTAGCTTTACTTAATAAAGTTCCTTGTAGATCAGCCTGACTCAAGTCTGCACCTTTAAGATTTGCCCCTGTGAGGTTAGCACCGCGCAAGTCAGCAGCCCGAAAATCAACACCTTGCAAATTTACACTCATCAAATTAGCACCACTCAAGAAAGCACCTGCGAAAGAGGCATCGCGAACTGTAGCACCCATTAAGTTAGCACCACGCAAATTACTACCCCGCAAGTCCGCACTGGTTAAGTTAGCCTGCATCAAGTTTGCTCCCATTAGGTTAGCTCGCAAGTCAGTTTCTTGGAGGTTAGCGCCTATTAAATTCGCGCCTTCTAAATGTGCACCTTCCAGTTTAGAACCTGTAAAGTTAGCACCAACGAGGGTTGCACCGGCTAAGTTGACACAGCTTAAATCTATTTGGGATAGTTCCTCCTCTTCTAAGTCTGCTCCTGGCAGTTGTTTGATTTTTCCTGATCTAATAGCTTCTATGTTCATTGGGGGTAACGATTAATCTTTTCATTGCTTTTACTGTGGCTATCCCATGGAGAATCAAGTAACCACATACCTCTGCTGATTTTTGTTCTCATCAGGGGTAAGTCTAGTCCCTGTTGTAAACCCATCACTAACAAAGTTAGTATATCTATCAGTTTAGGGTCAAAACGGGTAGATTGTTGCTGTCTGCACTCATTTAAGGCTTGAGTAAATACATCTTTTTCACTTGTTTCTGAGTATAATTGTTTGCTAACTTGCCATTGAAAACTTGCTGCTAATGCTAAGATTCTTGACTCTAGGGGAATTTCGTCTCCTGCTAAACCTGCTGGTTGACCTGTTCCATTCCACCACTCAGTTTGGTGGGTGATAATTTCAGCAACTGCTCGCAGTCGTGGCATTGTCCGTAGTGTTTGCGCTCCTGGGACAAGGGAACAGCTTAAAGGACAACTGGGGGCATCTTTTTCGTAACTTGTGGATGCACTGGGAGTGAGTAAGTTTTCTACTCTTTGGAGTGGATCTATACGGTGTAATAACGCGGCAAGACGCAATCTTTTAATTTGCCATGCTGGTAAATCCAATAATTGCCCCATTGTCTCGACAATTGCGACTACTTCTGACGCGGCCATGGGGTTGTTGATCTCTGCTAAATCTACCAGTTGGGCCATCCGTAAAAATGCCTGGATTTCGTTAGAAACTAAGTTACTATCTAGCACTGGGGGAATGGTTAAATTATTTTGTCTTGTTTGCAGGTAATCAACTACGCGGGTAACAACTTTGCTTACATCTTTGGGTGAGATGATGGCAGCTTGAACTGCTTGTTTATGGGTGTTGAGTTTAGTGGTTAGTTCTGGGTTATATTTTTCAATGTGAGCGATCACAAAGTCTGCTGTCTGTCTTACTAATTCAGGCTCAAATGTCCACAAACCATAGAATTTACGCTCTAAATCCGAAGTCGGTAAACCACAACTACCATAATCACTTTCAGATAATTCTTGACAAATTACCATTGCTGTGTATTGGGGTGACAGAATAATCAAGTGCCACTCCTGTCCCACAGGATCATCTGCTTCTAACCCTACTAAATTAACATTAGGTAGCTGACTGGTAGGATGTTCGGCAAAGACAGCATCAGCAGTAGCGATAATCACAATTTCACGGCTTTTTTGGGCAATATCTGCGTATCTATTTGCCTCTTGCAGATACCATTTACCGCGTTGGAATGCCGTTATTACTAAAGGTTGACCTTCTTCAGTTAAAATGTGGTCTTCCAGAGCGTGACACAAAGCGACCAGGGTATTTTTGTAATACACCCTAAAGTGAATCGGCCTTGTACTGTGACGATGGGCTATTTCTAGTTGTTGGAGAATTGAACCTTGTAACATGGAGTTCGAGAGTTGGGGAGTTCGGGAGTCATTAAGGGCAGGTTTTCCCTGCCCACTCAGGACTTCAGGATTTCATTATCCCTGCACGTTGCTTTTCTTTGGCTTCAATTGGTGCAGAAAGTGCTGTTTCTAGTTCGGCACAACCTAATTTTTCTTCTAAGATATTCATAACTTCTCGTCCGAAGTCATTAGGGTTACGTCGCCAAGCTTGTAAACAAATTTCACCAAAGAATGAACCCAATGGTTCAGGATTCCACAGGAGTTTTTTAGCTGTCCAGGGCATCAAACTTATAGGATCATAACCTGGTTTGAGGATACCCTCCTTAAAAGCATATTCTTCCAAGTGGGTATGGGGTTGGAGTCCAATAAAGAAAATTGCAGGTTCGACTTTATCACCACCAAAAATTCGTTCTAGTTCCCGGTGATAAGCAATTGTTTGGCGGATGGTGTCGGGACGTTCGTCAATCACGTTAAAGGAGTAATTGACAGAAACCATATCATTGAAACCCGCTGATTTTAAATCACGGCAATTTTGTAAAACGGTTCGCAGGTTGTAACCCATCCGCATTTTGCGTACAAGTTCTTGAGAACCACTGGTAATGCCGATTTCGAAATAATTCATACCAGTTTTAGCCATCAGGTCACACAACTCTGGTGTTAAGTTGTCTGCTCTAATATATGCTGCCCAATTGATATCAGTCATGCCAGAATCGACAATTTTCTGCAATAGTTCTACAGCATCATCAATATATCTCCGGGCAGGGATAAATTGAGCATCAGTAAACCAGAAGTTTCTAATACCACGATTATATAATTGTCGCATCTCAGCTACGACTTCATCAGCGGGATTAATCCGTACTTGTTTACCTTCAACAACAGTGTAAACACAATAACAGCAGTTGTGGGGACAACCACGCTTAGTTTGGATACCAATGTAGAAATCCTGATCTTGCAAGTAATAGTTAAATTCTGGCCAGATGGTTTCTATATAGTCGTAGTTACAAGCAGTTTTTTCTAGGGGTGTGGGTTGTTCATGAATCAGGCGTTCCCGTGGTTCATTTTCTCCCACTACATAGCAACGTTCATCTCGAAACTCTTGTCCACCTAAAAATTTTGCCAACAGGGTTTCCCCTTCACCTACAGAAATAATTGTTCCTGCTGGTAGGCTTTTACCTAACTGTTCATAAAATACACTGACAGCACCACCACCTACAAGTACACGCCCTTGAGAGTGATATTTTTGGGCGCGTTTTAACCCCCGCTTAATTAGTCCTATGTTACGCCATAATTCGATATAGTAAGCAATGAAGATTCGCAAACCACCTAATGCACCACGCAATTTTATGAATGGGTTTTTAGCATAGTAGAATTCAAAGGCGTTCTGTAGCGGATTACCGCCACGTCCACCCACTGGAGCATATATTTGAATATCCCGCCAAGAAAAGACTAGGAGTGTAGGCTTAAATTCATCAATGTAGGAATCTAGGGCAGCAGCATAATCTAGAGGTGGGACTGTGCCTAAGTCGAAAATCCGCTGTTTAATGTTGGGAAACAGCTTGTGGACATGATCAGAAAGATAAATAACCCCAATGGGAAAGATAGGGTTACAGGGAAGGCGAACGTAAAGTATTCGGTTGTCTATCATAGTTGTTTTACCTGCCATCTTACCAATTTTTAGGGTAAAGCTACATAAGCACCCAGTACACATCTCCAGAAATTAATTAAATATGCGTCATCCAAAACCCTTGTAAAGACTTTCCATGTAAAGCCTCTACCTTCTTTGTTGGAGATGTGCACTTTGAACTTGTGGGTTTGTGTGGTTAATCTTAATTTACCAATATTTATTTTTATTTTGCTTGACTAATAAATGAGCTAATGCTCATACGCGTAAATTGTCTTAGCTTAAAAGTGATAAAAACTGAAATTGCCTGGCACTACAATTAGTGGATGGATCAACACTAACTACTTCATTCGATTTCACTGCGGGTAATTTTAGCAACTATAAAGGAAAAATTAGCTCGCCTCAAAATTACTAAAATCTCAAAGCAAGCTAATCCTTATTGATACTTGTATTCTTGTTCTTCGTGCCTTAGTACTTCGTTTGTCTTAAAGCTGCTTAACTTCCGAAACCAACTTAGCCACCATATCCTTAGCACTACCAAACAACATCGTTGTGTTATCCTTATAAAACAACTCATTATCAACACCAGCAAAACCTGCACTCATCCCGCGCTTAATCACAATAGTCTGCTTTGCCCGATCAACTTCTAAAATCGGCATTCCATAAATAGGACTATTCGTATCATTACGGGCTGCTGGATTCACTACATCATTAGCACCAATCACTAATGCTACATCAGCTTGTTGAAACTGGGGATTAATATCATCCATGTCGTACAACTGGGTATAAGCCACATTAGCCTCAGCCAATAATACGTTCATGTGTCCAGGCATTCTCCCTGCAACAGGGTGAATCGCATATTTAATATCCACACCCATACGTTCTAGTTGATCTGCCAACTCACGGACGCTATGCTGTGCTTGAGCAACCGCCATACCGTATCCTGGTACAATCACTACAGAACGGGCATATCCCAACATCATTGCCCCTTCTTCCGGATCGATACTGCGCACTGTTTGATTACTTGCACCAGCGACTGCATCACCAGTAGCGGTAGACACTGAACCAAAGGCACTAAATAAGACACTGAATAATGACCGGTTCATAGCCTTACACATAATCTCTGTCAGGATTAAACCAGAAGCACCCACCAAAGCACCAGCGATGATTAACATGTTGTTCATCACCACAAAACCCGCAGCAGCAGCAGCTACACCTGAGAGGGAGTTCAACAGGGAGATTACCACGGGCATATCACCGCCACCAATTGGTAGTACAAACATCACACCCAATACCAAGGAGACAGCTACCACCGCTAAAAAGATGGGTAAACTATCCGGCGACATGATTAAATAGGCACTTCCGGCTATATATGTACCTAAAAGGAAGAGGTTAAATGGTTGTTGCAAAGGAAAGGTTATCGGTGTGCCACTAACTAAACCTTGCAATTTCGCAAAAGCGAGAAAACTTCCAGTTAATGTCACACCACCGATTAACACATCCAACAACATGGAAATGTTGACATGAAGGGGAATAGGTTGAGAACTTCCTAATAACCGCGAAAATTCGGCAACTGCTATAAGTGCGGAAGATGCTCCACCCAAACCGTTGAGTAAACCCACCATTTGTGGCATTTCGGTCATTTGCACTTTGTAAGCTACAACAGCACCAATAACTGAACCAATGGACAAACCTACTAAAATCATTTCGTAATTTAATACTTGCTGATCTAGCATTGTTGCGATAATTGCTAACAGCATTCCCACCGCAGCGACAAGATTACCGTTTCTGGCTGTAGCTGGTGAACCGAGTTTTTTCAAACCTAGAATGAATAATGATGCAGCGACTAAGTACGTCAGCTGAATCCCAGTGGGTAAAAAGTCGCTCATGCTTTCACTTCCTTTCTTTTGAACATTTGTAGCATTCTATCTGTAACGAGGAAACCACCGACAACGTTAACCATTGCCAAAATTAGAGCTACTAAACCGAGAATTACAGATAAATCGGTGTTCTTCTCCCCCGCAGCAAGTATTGCACCAATTACGGAAATACCTGAAATGGCGTTTGAACCCGACATTAAGGGAGTATGGAGTGTGGGGGGAACTTTGTTGATAACTTCAAAGCCAATGAAAGAGGCTAAGACGAGTACAAATAAGGCGGCGAGTAATGCTTCTGTCATGTCTATTTTGGATTGAATGAAGAATTGGGTTTCGCGCAATCGCTTTTAGCGTTCGTCTAAAATGCTGGAGGCATATCTCCTAAGAGTCGTCGCTAAGCTGCAAAGACGTAAAGAAAGGGAAGGAATATATCTCATCCATTCATCTGTGTTCTAAATCTTTTTGCGCTGGTGGTTAAACTGTGGCTGTCTGTAGGGCTTCTTTGATTCGTTGGTTTCTAATTTCTACACCATGAGTAATGCAAGCTGCGTCTACGATGTCATCACCAAAGTTGATTTGCAAGGCTTTGTCCTTGATTAGTAGTTGCATTAATGAGGTAATGTTTTTTGCATACAGTTGGCTGGCGTGTACTGGCATGGATGAGGGGAGATTGATGGGTCCAATAATTGTTACGCCGTTCCAAACTATGTCTTTACCTGGTGCAGTACAAGCGCAGTTTCCACCCTGTTCTGCAGCTAAATCCACAATCACAGAACCGGGTTTCATTGCTCTTACCATTTCTTCTGTCACGAGAATGGGGGCCTTTCTCCCTGGTACTTGGGCTGTGGTAATTACTACATCTGAGTTTTTGACGTGGGTGGCTACTAGTTGTTGGGTACGTTTTTTGCTGTCTTCGGAGATTTCTTTGGCATAACCACCTGCGGCTACGGTGTCTTCTTCTAGTTTGACTTCTATGAATTTCGCGCCTAAGCTTTGTACTTCTTCTTTCACGGCTGGGCGAATATCAAAGGCTTCTACTACTGCTCCTAGTCTACGGGCTGTGGCGATCGCTTGCAATCCTGCTACACCTGCTCCCATAATAAATACTTTGGCTGGGGCGATCGTCCCAGCAGCGGTGGTTAACATTGGAAAATATTTTGGTAATGCTGCTGCTGCTAACAGTACGGTTTTATATCCTGCTAATGATGCTTGGGAAGATAAAGCATCCATGCTTTGCGCCCTGGTAGTACGAGGGATTAATTCCATACTTAACGCTGTAATTTGCCTATTTGCCAATTTCTGCGCTATGACAGGATTACCCAAGGGATTCAAAAAGCTGATTAAAACTGATCCTGGTTTGAGTAAGTCAATTTCTGAACGTCCATCTTCTCTATCTTGGGGAGGACTTACTTTCAGTAATATATCCGCCTCACTCCATAATGTCGCTACATCACTGATAATTTTTGCACCTGCTGCTTCATAGTCTGCATTTGTGAAATATGTTTTGTCTCCAGCACCACTTTCTACATAAATTTCTAAACCCTGTTTGACCAATTTAGCTACAATGTCAGGAATTAATGACACACGACGTTCACAAACTTCAATTTCTTTAGCAACTGCTATTTTCATGGAATCTCCTGAAGATAAATACCTACATATCTACTAACTATGGAATTCCTCTGTTGAAGGATTTCCGCGACTTATGGTATATAAGCGGGTAATGTCAGCCCTGATTTTTTTAGTAGATTTCAAATTCAACTCTGTCTTCTCCACTCTTAGTTTCTCTCCCCCAGCAAAGCTTGATTATGTCAATGAAAAAGCATATACCTATCCTAGATAGTTGGATACTAATTTACTTATTGCACATCTTATGGTCTTTTTCTAATGTTAT
It encodes the following:
- a CDS encoding TIGR03960 family B12-binding radical SAM protein yields the protein MAVLVEQLITPDILKPARYLGNERLAVHKPWDEATIRWVLTYPEVYEVGASNLGHIILYNILNAQPNQLCDRAYLPGPDLGAKLRTTQTPLFAVESKRFLTEFDILGFSLSYELGATNILEMLDLAGIPLTWRERQEAEGKGQEKDKSSYPSSQSPMPLIFAGGQTATSNPEPYADFFDFIVLGDGEELLPEIGLVLAEGKQALLSREGLLLDLAQIPGVYVPQFYHMGEGGAVHPLRADVPRRILRRVATPIPAYSIGLVPYVETVHDRLTIEIRRGCTRGCRFCQPGMLTRPARDVKPDQVVEAIEAGMQATGYNEFSLLSLSCSDYLSLPAVGMEIKNRLKNENITLSLPSQRVDRFDENIANILGGTRQGSLTFAPEAGTQRMRDIINKGLTNKELLRGVKTAWEQGWDKIKLYFMIGLPGETDADVLGIAETVNWLQQECRVRGRKLLSLNLTISNFTPKPHTPFQWHSVSTSEFKRKQNLLRQEFRPIRNVKVNFTDIRLSAMEDFIGRGDRSLGKVLRRAWELGAGMDSWYDNVEQAFSAWGTAIAEAGLDWKYRQVENGELNLFSVGNGEQETENREQDIVSPITIPLSPLDIALPWDHIDTGIDKQWLYEDLKRALEAAIVPDCSFEGCSHCGVCGTDFGHNILIKPPAIPKFAGDFIPNTTKLQRLRVRFGKHGDMALVSHLDLMRLFDRVIRRAGLPVAFTGGFNPHPRISLASALSLGSTSSGEIVDFELTQPMDLGSFHEQLISQLPSDIPIYQVEEIDLKAPAANQAMQAAEYLLTLSTVGNVTTKQWQEWIEAIKITEEFLVEHITKSGKHQMINLRARLFDLELIEAYNSPTKSKAVLRYLGSCCHNGVILRPEQLLSFLEKVAKAEFHLLHIHRNRLLLEI
- the clpS gene encoding ATP-dependent Clp protease adapter ClpS; the encoded protein is MSVETIEKRSTTRKLAPQYRVLLHNDDYNSMEYVVQVLMTSVPSITQPQAVNIMMEAHNSGLALVITCAQEHAEFYCETLKGHGLSSTIEPD
- a CDS encoding CPBP family intramembrane glutamic endopeptidase, encoding MIKINLYQIAQRPAPLRLGCFILVLLLLWLPLAVPIYLLVPYSNLESILTIVILYVQFIFLLKLWGKQVYQQPKILTHYGLEFSSLNGVNFVQGLAIGLISILIVFSLQGLLGWLVWEQPKVFLLKIILEGLLVGFGVGFAEELSFRGWLLDELERDYGFSLATWIDCILFAVTHFIKPLESIIHTLPQFPALVLLGLTQVWGKRLCRGRLGLPIGLHGGLVSGYYIINVGKLTKYSGVVPDWLTGVNNNPLQGILGVLFMGGLAWWMRGKALKLYD
- a CDS encoding pentapeptide repeat-containing protein; the protein is MNIEAIRSGKIKQLPGADLEEEELSQIDLSCVNLAGATLVGANFTGSKLEGAHLEGANLIGANLQETDLRANLMGANLMQANLTSADLRGSNLRGANLMGATVRDASFAGAFLSGANLMSVNLQGVDFRAADLRGANLTGANLKGADLSQADLQGTLLSKANLEEADLRGANLAGANLSGANLLCAELETANFSGVNLDRACLVGTVLEAVSYS
- a CDS encoding DICT sensory domain-containing protein → MLQGSILQQLEIAHRHSTRPIHFRVYYKNTLVALCHALEDHILTEEGQPLVITAFQRGKWYLQEANRYADIAQKSREIVIIATADAVFAEHPTSQLPNVNLVGLEADDPVGQEWHLIILSPQYTAMVICQELSESDYGSCGLPTSDLERKFYGLWTFEPELVRQTADFVIAHIEKYNPELTTKLNTHKQAVQAAIISPKDVSKVVTRVVDYLQTRQNNLTIPPVLDSNLVSNEIQAFLRMAQLVDLAEINNPMAASEVVAIVETMGQLLDLPAWQIKRLRLAALLHRIDPLQRVENLLTPSASTSYEKDAPSCPLSCSLVPGAQTLRTMPRLRAVAEIITHQTEWWNGTGQPAGLAGDEIPLESRILALAASFQWQVSKQLYSETSEKDVFTQALNECRQQQSTRFDPKLIDILTLLVMGLQQGLDLPLMRTKISRGMWLLDSPWDSHSKSNEKINRYPQ
- a CDS encoding photosystem II high light acclimation radical SAM protein encodes the protein MIDNRILYVRLPCNPIFPIGVIYLSDHVHKLFPNIKQRIFDLGTVPPLDYAAALDSYIDEFKPTLLVFSWRDIQIYAPVGGRGGNPLQNAFEFYYAKNPFIKLRGALGGLRIFIAYYIELWRNIGLIKRGLKRAQKYHSQGRVLVGGGAVSVFYEQLGKSLPAGTIISVGEGETLLAKFLGGQEFRDERCYVVGENEPRERLIHEQPTPLEKTACNYDYIETIWPEFNYYLQDQDFYIGIQTKRGCPHNCCYCVYTVVEGKQVRINPADEVVAEMRQLYNRGIRNFWFTDAQFIPARRYIDDAVELLQKIVDSGMTDINWAAYIRADNLTPELCDLMAKTGMNYFEIGITSGSQELVRKMRMGYNLRTVLQNCRDLKSAGFNDMVSVNYSFNVIDERPDTIRQTIAYHRELERIFGGDKVEPAIFFIGLQPHTHLEEYAFKEGILKPGYDPISLMPWTAKKLLWNPEPLGSFFGEICLQAWRRNPNDFGREVMNILEEKLGCAELETALSAPIEAKEKQRAGIMKS